One genomic window of Cydia splendana chromosome 16, ilCydSple1.2, whole genome shotgun sequence includes the following:
- the LOC134797938 gene encoding glutathione S-transferase E14-like — protein MAYFNFNNLFRVRVITRCCSTNWTVNKTMNNKLILYGDEASPPVRFALMVASVLKIKLEYQHVDLFKAENKSPFYTKINQLQKVPALQIGDDVICDSHAIALYLCRIGEGRRLYPKNPITRAKVDQTMFFNSGTLFPIDSYIFTEYFRGKWPANDVKIQEWHSAVDRLEHLLVNQMWLACDKVTLADLCCATTVSSLQLLLPPLDRHVKVKQWLDRLQKLSCYEINLRGLERLKSCICSLE, from the exons ATGGCttattttaatttcaataacTTGTTCCGAGTCCGAGTGATAACGAGGTGCTGCAGTACGAACTGGACAGT GAACAAAACTATGAATAACAaattaatcttgtatggggatGAAGCATCCCCTCCCGTTCGGTTCGCCCTAATGGTCGCATCCGTGTTAAAGATCAAGTTAGAATACCAACACGTAGACCTTTTTAAGGCAGAGAATAAATCTCCATTTTATACAAAG aTTAATCAACTACAAAAAGTACCCGCGTTGCAAATCGGCGATGACGTCATTTGTGACAGTCATGCCATTGCATTGTACCTGTGCCGCATCGGAGAGGGACGGCGTCTGTATCCAAAAAATCCCATTACAAGAGCAAAAGTCGACCAGACCATGTTCTTCAACTCTGGCACGTTGTTTCCGATTGACAGCTATATATTT ACGGAATATTTTCGAGGCAAATGGCCTGCCAATGATGTGAAGATTCAGGAGTGGCATTCTGCAGTGGATCGTTTAGAGCATCTTTTGGTCAATCAGATGTGGTTGGCTTGTGACAAG GTTACACTTGCTGATTTGTGCTGTGCAACTACAGTGAGCTCGCTACAACTATTGTTACCCCCGTTGGACCGACATGTTAAAGTTAAGCAATGGTTAGACAGGTTGCAAAAGCTCTCTTGCTATGAAATAAATTTACGAGGACTAGAGCGACTGAAAAGTTGTATTTGTAGTTTAGAATAA